One Candidatus Niyogibacteria bacterium CG10_big_fil_rev_8_21_14_0_10_46_36 DNA window includes the following coding sequences:
- the hppA gene encoding sodium-translocating pyrophosphatase (pyrophosphate-energized proton pump; pyrophosphate-energized inorganic pyrophosphatase; H+-PPase; can cleave pyrophosphate to two phosphates; can generate a proton motive force and drive pyrophosphate synthesis when PMF is sufficient): MDTPTLLSFIIGISIVGTLFALWMRSRVARAPEGNEDMRRIASAIQEGASAYMKRQYINVGYVAIVLTIILFIFLGWTTALGFLIGAVASALAGYLGMMTAVFSNVRVSEAARSGVSSAFRLAFYGGSVTGFLVVSLALFVVALFWMLFGDVSALVGLGFGGSLISVFSRLGGGIYTKGADVGADLVGKVEAGIPEDDPRNPAVIADNVGDNVGDCAGMAADLFETYAVTLIAAMLLGSLIFPGINAAMIYPLVLGAIALIASMVGTFAVRAHSKTDIMKGLYKGLITAGALSLIAFYPITKIFVRSSNEAVSFLGDSISPLLGSAGMVYGAAVVGLAVTFLIVLFTEYYTSKNFRPVKAIAKASESGHGTNIITGLAMSMEATILPIIAIALGTLVAWWLFGVYGIAIATVSMLSLTGIIVAIDSFGPITDNAGGIAEMSGMSKEVRDTTDALDAVGNTTKAITKGYAIASAGLAALVLFSSYISDIEKLGGSVSFELSNPIVLVGIFFGAMLPYFFGALSMQAVGKAAQSIITEVRRQFKEMPGIMEGTQKPDYARAVDIVTRAALKEMILPALVPIAVTIAIGFIFGLEALGGLLMGVIVTGLFVALSMTAGGAAWDNAKKYIEEGNYGGKGSFAHQAAVTGDTVGDPYKDTAGPAINPMIKVVNIVALLLLAFLV; this comes from the coding sequence ATGGATACACCCACATTACTTTCTTTTATTATCGGTATTAGCATCGTAGGAACCCTTTTTGCATTATGGATGCGGAGCCGTGTTGCGCGCGCGCCGGAGGGCAATGAGGACATGCGGCGTATCGCATCCGCTATTCAGGAAGGCGCATCCGCCTACATGAAACGCCAGTATATAAATGTAGGATATGTTGCGATAGTTCTTACTATTATATTGTTCATTTTTCTCGGCTGGACAACAGCTCTCGGATTTTTGATTGGTGCTGTTGCCTCAGCTTTGGCGGGATACTTGGGTATGATGACCGCGGTGTTTTCAAATGTGCGCGTGAGTGAGGCTGCGCGTTCGGGTGTTTCATCAGCATTCCGGCTTGCATTTTACGGCGGCTCAGTAACAGGATTTTTGGTAGTAAGTCTTGCGCTTTTTGTTGTGGCGCTTTTTTGGATGCTTTTCGGGGATGTGTCAGCGCTTGTAGGGCTTGGATTTGGAGGCTCTCTTATTTCGGTATTCTCCCGCTTGGGAGGCGGTATCTATACGAAGGGCGCTGACGTGGGCGCTGACCTCGTAGGAAAGGTAGAAGCAGGTATACCGGAAGATGATCCCCGAAATCCTGCAGTTATTGCGGATAATGTGGGTGACAATGTCGGGGATTGTGCAGGAATGGCCGCAGATTTGTTTGAGACATATGCGGTAACGCTCATTGCAGCTATGCTGTTGGGTTCATTGATATTCCCTGGCATCAATGCGGCAATGATTTATCCATTGGTGCTTGGCGCAATTGCGCTCATTGCGTCTATGGTTGGAACTTTTGCCGTGCGCGCTCACAGCAAAACAGACATTATGAAAGGGTTGTATAAGGGACTCATTACTGCAGGTGCGCTTTCGCTTATCGCGTTCTATCCGATAACAAAAATATTCGTTCGCTCATCAAACGAAGCAGTTTCTTTTCTCGGAGATTCCATTTCGCCGCTTCTCGGGAGCGCGGGAATGGTATATGGCGCCGCTGTTGTGGGGCTTGCGGTTACATTTTTGATAGTACTCTTTACGGAATATTACACATCAAAGAACTTCCGTCCGGTAAAAGCAATTGCCAAAGCGTCAGAATCAGGACATGGAACAAATATCATCACCGGGCTTGCAATGTCTATGGAGGCAACCATTCTTCCAATAATCGCAATTGCGCTTGGTACACTTGTTGCGTGGTGGCTCTTCGGTGTGTATGGCATTGCTATTGCGACCGTGTCCATGCTTTCGCTTACCGGTATTATTGTTGCGATTGATTCGTTTGGGCCAATCACCGATAATGCGGGCGGTATTGCGGAGATGAGCGGGATGTCTAAAGAAGTGCGCGACACGACAGACGCGCTTGATGCGGTAGGAAACACCACAAAAGCGATAACAAAAGGATATGCGATTGCGTCGGCGGGGCTTGCAGCGCTCGTTCTCTTTAGTTCGTATATCTCGGATATTGAAAAGCTCGGAGGAAGTGTTTCATTTGAATTATCGAACCCCATCGTACTTGTTGGCATATTTTTTGGTGCAATGCTCCCGTACTTTTTTGGGGCGCTCTCTATGCAGGCGGTAGGGAAGGCAGCACAGAGCATTATCACTGAAGTGCGAAGGCAATTTAAGGAAATGCCCGGCATTATGGAGGGCACGCAAAAGCCAGATTATGCGCGTGCGGTAGATATTGTTACCCGTGCGGCGCTCAAAGAAATGATATTGCCTGCATTGGTTCCAATAGCGGTTACTATTGCTATTGGGTTTATATTCGGACTGGAGGCGCTTGGCGGACTCTTGATGGGCGTTATTGTGACTGGTCTTTTTGTTGCGCTGTCAATGACTGCGGGAGGAGCGGCGTGGGACAATGCTAAAAAATATATTGAAGAAGGGAATTATGGCGGGAAGGGATCATTTGCGCATCAGGCCGCAGTAACCGGAGACACGGTAGGCGATCCCTACAAAGATACAGCGGGTCCCGCAATCAATCCGATGATTAAAGTGGTAAACATTGTTGCATTATTACTTCTTGCGTTTCTTGTGTAA
- the clpP gene encoding ATP-dependent Clp endopeptidase, proteolytic subunit ClpP has protein sequence MEKQTYNYLIPTVVEKSQFGERAYDIYSRLLKERIVFLGGSINDGVANTIIAQLLFLESQDPKKDISLYINSPGGSVSSTLAIYDTMQHIKPDVSTICVGFAASGAAILLAAGQKGKRFSLPNAEVMIHQVLGAAEGQATEIEISARHILRVKQKLNDILAKHTGQSIVTIEKDTDRDFFMEPEEARKYGIIDRIVRSKNDAANAEAAPKKKKK, from the coding sequence ATGGAAAAACAAACATACAATTATCTTATTCCGACAGTTGTCGAAAAATCGCAGTTTGGCGAACGCGCCTACGATATCTATTCGCGCTTATTGAAGGAACGCATTGTGTTTCTTGGCGGCTCCATTAATGATGGCGTTGCAAACACTATTATCGCGCAGTTATTGTTTTTGGAGTCCCAGGATCCCAAAAAAGACATTTCGCTTTATATTAATTCTCCGGGCGGTTCGGTTTCTTCTACGCTTGCAATCTACGACACAATGCAGCATATCAAACCGGATGTTTCAACAATTTGCGTAGGATTTGCGGCTTCGGGTGCTGCTATCCTTCTTGCCGCAGGACAAAAGGGAAAGCGCTTTTCTCTGCCGAATGCCGAAGTGATGATTCACCAGGTGCTTGGTGCTGCTGAGGGGCAGGCAACAGAGATTGAGATATCAGCAAGGCACATCTTGCGTGTAAAGCAGAAGCTGAATGACATCCTTGCAAAGCACACTGGCCAATCTATCGTTACGATTGAGAAGGATACTGATAGAGATTTCTTTATGGAGCCCGAAGAGGCCCGAAAATACGGCATTATCGATAGGATTGTCCGTTCTAAGAACGATGCAGCGAATGCTGAAGCAGCTCCCAAGAAGAAGAAAAAGTAA
- a CDS encoding response regulator: protein MKNKILIIEDDTVFQKVLSQALEDAGFETVTASDGEAGVRLADKEEPQLIVLDVILPKKDGFTVMEYLSKSPKLSSVPVMVITNLEGSHDVERMMTLGAKGFLIKVNYSMEEIVAAIKNIMDTYAVKKKK, encoded by the coding sequence ATGAAAAATAAAATCCTTATTATTGAAGACGACACGGTATTTCAAAAAGTATTATCTCAAGCGCTGGAAGACGCGGGCTTTGAGACTGTTACCGCGTCGGATGGCGAAGCGGGTGTCCGTCTTGCTGACAAAGAAGAGCCTCAGTTGATTGTCCTTGATGTTATTCTTCCGAAAAAGGACGGGTTTACGGTTATGGAATACCTTTCTAAATCCCCAAAACTTTCATCTGTCCCCGTAATGGTCATTACCAACCTTGAGGGGTCTCATGATGTAGAGCGGATGATGACGCTTGGCGCAAAAGGGTTTCTCATCAAGGTGAATTATTCCATGGAGGAGATCGTCGCTGCGATCAAAAACATCATGGACACCTATGCGGTGAAAAAGAAAAAATGA